In one Arachis duranensis cultivar V14167 chromosome 9, aradu.V14167.gnm2.J7QH, whole genome shotgun sequence genomic region, the following are encoded:
- the LOC107465298 gene encoding uncharacterized protein LOC107465298: MVVVVRLSKQSQCLLGPKNFDYGFLLFLLFFNLFLPYSSGKPSGVCVSQGGRFPAFKSEGYPPRKGPKDLTLCRVFRKITCCDISHTHPALLAVRKLASTGEAGHECLHLWEMLECAICDPHVGTQPGPPLICASFCERIYKACSNAYFSMDVKTQLLAPCGVNDFVCGRAAEWVSNGTDLCVAAGFRVKPSDMIHAASEETLCYGDMASLNSVADSWKASQFDLTEKADFRQWVRKIPFIERVSWAIGGMVLTAGLVFISKRKSHSQRHKLAAIRRTARKLEGRMSEKPSSSQENRKRN, from the exons atggtggtggttgtacGGTTATCGAAGCAGTCCCAGTGCCTTCTCGGACCCAAGAACTTCGATTATGGCTTCCTCcttttcctcctcttcttcaatCTCTTCCTACCTTACTCTTCCG GTAAACCCAGTGGAGTATGTGTTTCTCAAGGTGGTCGATTTCCTGCCTTTAAATCAGAGGGTTACCCTCCCAGAAAGGGTCCCAAAGATCTGACTCTTTGTCGGGTTTTTCGCAAAATCACTTGTTGTGACATAAGCCACACACATCCTGCACTGCTAGCTGTAAGAAAACTTGCTTCTACTGGGGAAGCTGGGCATGAGTGCTTGCACTTATGGGAAATGTTGGAATGTGCGATATGCGATCCACACGTTGGTACTCAACCTGGACCTCCTCTTATTTGTGCATCCTTCTGCGAAAGAATATACAAGGCATGCTCGAATGCGTACTTCTCTATGGATGTGAAAACACAG CTGCTAGCACCTTGTGGAGTAAATGACTTTGTGTGTGGTAGGGCTGCTGAATGGGTCTCCAATGGTACGGATCTTTGTGTTGCTGCAGGTTTTCGAGTGAAACCATCTGATATGATACACGCTGCCTCCGAAGAAACACTTTGCTATGGTGATATGGCGAGTCTAAATTCGGTTGCTGATTCATGGAAAGCTTCTCAGTTTGATCTGACTGAGAAAGCTGATTTCCGACAATGGGTTAGGAAAATCCCATTCATTGAAAGAGTTTCTTGGGCCATAGGAGGGATGGTTCTAACTGCCGGATTGGTGTTTATAAG caaaagaaaaagccatagccAACGCCATAAGCTCGCCGCTATAAGGCGAACTGCGAGGAAGTTGGAAGGAAGGATGTCAGAGAAGCCTTCAAGCTCTcaagaaaataggaaaa